Proteins encoded by one window of Salvia splendens isolate huo1 chromosome 5, SspV2, whole genome shotgun sequence:
- the LOC121805628 gene encoding probable protein phosphatase 2C 63, translated as MLRSCCLRCFGLRNADALLWHSELKPHASGEFSIAVVQANSNLEDQSQVYTSPSATYVGVYDGHGGPEASRFVNNHLFPHLHKFSKEQGGLSTDVIKKAFNATEEDFTRLVKRSLPIKPQIATVGSCCLLGAISNGELYVANLGDSRAVLGRRGFDGGKKLVAERLSTDHNVSSEDVRREVEALHPDDSPVVIYCRGVWRIKGIIQVSRSIGDVYLKKPEFHSDPIFQQHGNFVPMKQPLMSAEPSIVTRKLRPQDMFIIFASDGLWEQLSDDEAVQIVSKYPRAGIAKRLVAAAIQEAAKKREVRYKDIKKIERGVRRHFHDDITVIVMYLDHQTTISTTKHKQGTVGSTSPPIDIHSHNSDETMESSSDKIFPNKESRANVLY; from the exons ATGTTGCGATCCTGCTGTTTGCGCTGCTTTGGCCTCCGAAATGCCGACGCCTTGCTCTGGCACTCCGAATTGAAGCCCCACGCCTCCGGTGAATTCTCGATCGCCGTCGTCCAGGCCAATTCCAACCTGGAGGATCAGAGCCAGGTCTATACCTCCCCCTCCGCCACCTACGTCGGAGTTTACGACGGCCACGGCGGACCTGAGGCCTCCCGCTTTGTCAACAACCACCTCTTCCCTCATCTCCACA AATTTTCCAAGGAGCAAGGGGGATTATCGACGGATGTGATAAAGAAGGCTTTCAATGCCACTGAAGAGGATTTCACTCGCTTAGTGAAGAGATCATTGCCAATCAAACCACAGATTGCTACTGTCGGGTCGTGCTGCTTGCTTGGTGCAATTTCAAACGGTGAATTGTATGTTGCAAATTTGGGAGATTCAAGAGCTGTTCTAGGTCGAAGAGGTTTTGATGGAGGGAAGAAGTTAGTAGCGGAGAGGTTGTCCACAGACCATAATGTTTCGTCCGAAGATGTTAGGAGGGAGGTCGAAGCTCTTCATCCTGATGATTCACCTGTTGTGATTTATTGTCGAGGGGTTTGGAGAATCAAGGGAATCATTCAG GTATCTAGATCAATTGGTGATGTCTATTTGAAGAAGCCCGAGTTTCACAGTGACCCTATTTTCCAGCAACACGGAAATTTTGTCCCCATGAAGCAACCTCTTATGTCCGCTGAACCTTCCATTGTAACCAGAAAGCTGAGACCACAAGATATGTTTATTATTTTTGCCTCTGATGGTCTGTGGGAGCAACTCAGCGATGATGAAGCGGTTCAAATAGTTTCCAAGTACCCAAGAGCT GGAATAGCCAAGAGGTTGGTTGCAGCTGCCATTCAGGAAGCAGCAAAGAAGAGAGAAGTGAGGTACAAAGATATCAAGAAGATCGAGAGGGGTGTGAGGAGGCATTTCCATGATGACATTACTGTAATTGTGATGTATCTTGATCACCAAACTACAATCTCCACTACTAAGCATAAGCAAGGCACAGTTGGATCTACTTCTCCGCCTATTGATATCCATTCCCATAACTCGGATGAAACGATGGAAAGTTCTAGCGACAAGATATTTCCCAACAAAGAATCACGAGCAAATGTGTTATACTGA